The following nucleotide sequence is from Solidesulfovibrio carbinolicus.
CGTTCGCTCCAGGGGGTCGCCGGATCGCGGGCGGGCCGGCGGAATGCGCCGCGCAAGGGAGAGTTCGCGGCCAAACGCGGAACTAATCCTGAAAACGGGGGTGCTGTCAACCATTGCGGCCCGTATCGCCGCCGCCGGGCCGACGGACAGGCCGGCGCGTCCCTGGTCGAGGCTTTACATCCAACCTCGCCTTCAGTACCGAGAGCGGGCCATGACGCATACCTCGACGTCCGCCGGGCCGGTCCCGGCCGCGCCGCCCGCCGCTTCCGGGGCGGCCGGCTTCCGTTTGGATTGGGGACTGGCCGCCGTGCTGGTCCTGGCCGCCTTTCTCCTTTTTTACAATCTGGGCCAGCGCCCCTTTTGGCAGGACGAGGCCGAGACCGCCTGTCTGGCCAAAAATGTCCTGGTCAACGGCCTGCCTTATTCCTTTGACGGCCTCAACGTCGTCTCCCAGGAGGAAGAGCGGGAGTTCGACAAGGTCGGGGGCTATCTCTGGCGCTGGTCGCCCTGGATGCAGATTTATCTGCAAGCCGCCGGCTTTGCCGTGGGCGGCCTTGACGCCGCCGCCGGCCGCGTGCCCTTCGCCTTGGCCGCCCTGGTCGCCGTCTACTGGCTGTACCGCCTCACGCGCCGCCACTTCGGCGACCGCGACCTGGCCCTTTTGGCCGCCATCCTCCTGACCACCTGCGTGCCCTTTCTGCTCATCGGCCGGCAGGCCCGCTACTACGCTCCGGGCACGCTGTTCGTCCTGTGGACCCTGGATGCCTTCCTGTCCGACTGGCAGCGCAAAACCCTGCCGCTTCTGGCCATGTTCGCCGGCATGGCCCTTTTGTTCCATGCCAACTACCTGCTTTTTTTGAGCTTCGCCCCAACGGCCCTGGCCGCCGCCTTCCTGGTCTATCCCGAGAAGTTCCACTGGAAGCGCCTGGGCTGGCTCATGGCCGCCACCATCGCCCTGGTCATGGTTCCGGGCATCCTGCTCTACCGCATCGGCAGCCAAAGCGGCCTGTTCGACGTGCTGCTCGTGCCCGAAAACCTCATGCTCTATTTCGCCGACCTATGCATGTTCTGCCTGCCCTTGCCGGTGTCGGTCTATCTGGTCTGGCGCTGGCGGCGGTTCGCGACCCGGGGGGAGCGTCCGGCCGATCCGGCCGAGCGGTTCGCGCTGTTTTCGGCCGTGCTCATCGTGTTCAGCCTGCTGTTTCTAGGCCTGGTTCCCCAGCGGTTTTTCCGCTACATCGCCCACCTGCTGCCGCTGTGCGCCTTTTTGCTGGCCTTTTGCGTGCGCCGGCTGTGGGGTTTCTCCAGGCTCTCGGCGGTGCTGCTCTTTTTCCTGCTGGCCGCCACCAACTGGCTGGCCGTCTATCCCATGGAGCGGCTCAAGATCGTCAACCGGCCCTGGCAAAACGATTTCCGGATGCTCACCTCCAACAATTTTCCGCTGAAGCTGTTCGTCACCGAACTGGTCTGCGGCTATCCCGACGTCAACGCCGCCATCGTGGGATTTTTTACGGCCAACGCCAAACCCGGCCAGACCATCGTGGCCGAATACGGCGACCTGCCCCTGCAATTCGCCCTGTCCGGGGTGCGGGTGCTGGGCGGCCTGCAAGGCCCCGTCCCCGAGGGGGTCAAACCCGACTGGGTGCTGCGCCGGCGGGTGGTGCGTGTCAACCGCGACCGATTCCTGTTCGGGACCCGGGAATTCACCGACAGCCTCGACTACGAACGCGACTACGAGCGCGTCCCCGTGCCTTTCCCGGACGAGACCTTCGGCAACCGCACCGACGACCCCAACCATCATTACTTCATCGCCGTGGAACCGCCCCAAAAGGACCTCGAAATCTGGCGGCGGCGGGAGGGGGCGTCATGAACGTACGCCTTTCCCGCGACAATTTGATTCGCCTCCTGCTCCTGGTCGCCCTGGGCGGCACCCTCTACAAGGGCTTTCTCAAGACTCCCGAGGGCGCCACGCTTTTTGCCCGCCAGTCCTTCTACAACGGCCTGGTCAACGACGGCGAGAACACGGCCATCATGAAGGAACGCCACCGCGACGTGCTGGAAGCCACGGACAAGGCGGTCAAGGTCCGCCTGGACGAGCTGCGCTCCGGGGTCTACAAGCCGGCCCCCGGGTCCCTGGTGTCCGAAGACTCCCTGGTGCGGGCCATTCGCAAGAATGTGGCCACCCGGGCCAGGGCCGTGGACGACGAGCTGCGTGCCGCTGAAAAACTGGAGCGGGCCAGACGTCTGGAAGCCGCCGGCTGGCGCATGGGCTGGTCCTGCCCGCCGGCCGGGGAGGTCCAGCCGTGAGCGCCAGACGCGTTTTGCGCTTCGGGTTGTGGGGCATTGCCGGCGCGGTCCTGGCCGGAGTGGGGCTGCTTGTCTGGTTCGGGGCCTGGCACTATCCGGCCCTGGGCCTGTCCGGCATCCCCAAGGACGGCTACCGCCAGGCCATGGCAATCGCCGCCCAGGGCATGACCGCCGCTGACGGCCTGGGTTTCGAGGATTTCGATTTCCTCAAGTACCGGGAAGTGCAGCGCGGCGGCGAGGCCTACGCCTGGGGCGCGGCCCGTTGCCGCGCCGCCGACGGGTCCACGGCCTTTTACTGGGTCTATCTGGAGTGGAGCAAGAAACGCGGCCAGTGGCTGCGCAACTATTCCCTCGAACTGGCCGCCCCGGACGACGAAATCTACTTCACCCGCGTAAACCCGGGCCAGCTCGGCCGGGCCAAACTGGCCGCCGGCAAGCTCTTGGGCCAACTCGCCTCCCGGGTCCGCGAGGCCCTGGCCGCGGCCAAGTGAACACGTGTTAATTTTCCGGGGCAACCCAAGGTCGGCCAGGCTTGCAAAGGCCTCGCCTTTGGCGTATTGGCCGTTGTTCCCGACTATTCTTCGGGACCGGCGAGGCCCTTCGGCCGCCCCGGCGGCCGGCGAATCCAGCCGTATCCGACGCCGCCGTTTCCTAACCACGCGAGGAATCAACGAACGCCATGAGACTGCGCCAACGCTGCGAGCACTTCAATGCCCTGCATTCCCAGATTTCAGCCCAGGGCATCAATCCGTATTTCCGCCCCATCGCCCAGACCTGGGGCACCGAGGTCGAGGTTGGCGGCAAGCGCCTCATCATGATCGGCTCCAACGACTACCTGGGCCTGAGCCACGACCCCCGGGTCATGGATGCCTCGGCCCAGGCCGTCTATCACTGGGGCACCGGCCCCGGCGGCTCGCGCTTTTTAAGCGGCAACATGGTGCTCCACCACCACCTCGAAGAGCGTCTGGCCGATTTCGTGGGCAAGCGCCATGTGGTGGTCCACGTCACCGGCTTTAGCGCCAACCTGGGCGCTTTGGGCGTACTCATCACCCCGGCCGACACCGTGCTGTGCGACCGGGAAAACCACGCCAGCATCTTCGAGGGCGTCAAAAACACCAAGGCCCGCCTGGCCACCTTTGCCCACAACGACGCCGCCCACGCCTTAAAGCGCGTGGAGGACGCCAAGGCCGCCCGCCCCGACGGCGACGTGTTCCTCGTTACCGAGGGCGTGTTCAGCATGTCCGGCGAACTGGCTCCCTTGGACGAGATCGCCGCCATCAAGGACGCCCACCCCGACGTGGTCTTCTATCTCGACGACGCCCATGGCCTGGGCGTGTTCGGCCGCGGCGGCCGCGGCAGCGCCGACCATTTCCGCATCACGGACAAGGTCGATTTCATCATGGGCACGTTCAGCAAGTCCATGGCCTCCATCGGCGGGTTTATCGCCTCCGACGACGAAGACATGCTGCGCTACCTGCGCTACCAATCGCGCACCCAGATATTCTCCGCCGCCCTGCCGGCCGCCAACACCGTGGCCGTGCTCACCTGTCTGGACATCCTGGCCAAGGAGCCTGAACGCGTGGACCGGCTCCACGAGGTCACGGTGCGGATGCGCCATGCTTACCGCGACATCGGGCTTCGCATCGGCAACTCGTCCTCGCCCATCATTCCCATCATCATCGGCTCGGACGAAAAGGCCTTTTTCTTCTCGCGCGCCCTGTTCGAGGCCGGGATCTTCGCCCTGCCGGCCGTGTATCCGGCCGTGCCCCGGGGCCAGGCGCTCATTCGCACCGCCTACATGAGCACCCACCAGGACCGTCAGCTCGATGTCGTGCTGTCCGTGCTGGAAAAACTGGCCAAGGAATTCCGCATCCGGGAGTGCGACTTGGAAGAAGACCCGCAGTCGGCCGCCGGCGAGGAAGAGGGCGACGCGCCCCGGGGCAAGCTGTCCTACCTGTAGGGCGGCCAGGCGAAACTCCTCGGGTCCGCAGCGGAACTATTCGGTATGGCCATAGGCAAACGCAAAAAAATCACCGTCGCCGAGCTCGACCGCATCCGTCGGCGCGGCGCCGGTCCCATGCGCTACTTCGACCTCGTGCGCGTCAGCGTGCGCGAGGTCCTGCGCAAGCGCCGCCGGTACATCGGCGTCCTGGCCTCCATCGCCCTGGGCATGGCGGGTTTCATCGTCATCATCACCATGGGCAATGACCTCAAAAAGAACTTCAACAACGACCTCGACCTGCTTGGCGGCGCGACCATCATCAACGTCATGTTCGAGCCCCAAAACCTCGAACGCCAGGAATGGTTTCGCGACCGCACCCTTGAGGCCATCGCCCGCATTCCGGGGGTGCTCGACATCACCACCGTGGCGCTCAAGACCAGCGCGGTAACGACTTGGCACGACCGGCTTTTCGGCTTCAATCTGGTCGGCTGCGAAGCCAACTACTGGAAGGTCTTCTCGTTTAACGCCAAGGCCGGCCGGCTGTTCGACCAGCGCGACATCGAGGAAGGGGCGCGGGTGTGCGTGGTCGGCGCCGACCTGGCCCGGCAGATTTTCGGCAGCGAGGACGCGGGTATCGGCCAGACGTTGTCCATCGACGACAATCTCTACACCGTTGTCGGCATCCTCGGCGGCGTGCGGGCCGGCGACCGGGCGCTTTTCGTCTTTTTGCCCATCACCACGGCCAAGGCCCGGGTGGTCGGCATCTCCCAGCCCTACAGCGCCTACGTGCGCTGCGCCACCTGGGACGACGTCAGTTCGGTGTCCAAGGCCGTGCCCGGCGTGGTCAAGGCCAACCAGATCGACCGAGGGCTTCGGGTCAACGTGGCCTGGGAGCCGCTCAAACAGGTGCAGCGCATTTTCTGGTGGGTGGAGCTTTTCATCTACAGCTCCATCGTCGCCACCATGATCCTGGGCGGATTTGGCATCTGGAACATCATGATGGCCACGGTCACCAGCCGGACCCGGGAAATCGGGCTGAAAAAGGCCATGGGCGCGCTGGATTCCGACATCCTCTACCAGTTCCTGTTCGAGGCCCTGTGCGTCACCTTGTCCTCGTCGGTGTTCGGCGTGATTCTTGGCCGCGTGGGCATCGAATACATGAGCCGGATGCTGGGTTCGCGTCCGCCCGAGGGGCTTTTTGTTTTCTGTCTGCTCATGGGCCTGGGATTCGCCGCGATTCTCGGCGTCGGCGCGGGCCTTTATCCCTCCATCCGGGCCAGCCGGATGCAGGTCGTGGACGCCATGCGCTATGAGTAACCGCTACGACATCAACGACGACAACGCCCTTGTCATCGACATCAACCACCTGACGAAAAACTACGTCACGGCGGCCGGGCAGATCACTGTCTTAAAAGACGTCAATCTCCATGTGCGCCGGGGCGAGATGGTGGCGGTCATGGGGCCTTCGGGCTCGGGCAAGTCCACGCTGCTGTTTGTGCTGGGACTGTTCCAGCCGCCAAGCACCGGCGACTATCAGGTGGCCGGCGTGGACGTCCTGTCCCTTAGCCGCGACCAGCAGGCCATTTTTCGCCGGGAGATGCTCGGGTTCGTTTTTCAGACTTGTGACCTGCTTGAAAACTCCACGGTGTACGAAAACCTGGAGTTGCCGCTGATCTATGCCGGCGTGCCCCGCCGGGAGCGGCCCGACCGGATTCGCGAGGCCCTTGGCATGGTCAACCTCGACCACCGGGTCCACCAGCCGTCCAACCGACTGTCCGGCGGCGAGCGCCAGCGCGTGTCCATCGCCCGGGCCCTGGTCAACGAGCCGGAATTTATTTTGGCCGACGAGCCCACCGGACAGCTTGACCGGGAAAACAGCCTCCGTGTACTGGAGTATTTTACAAAGATCACGGAAGAAGCGAGAACGGCCATGGTCGTGGTCACCCACGATGCCATGACCGCGGAACATTGCACGAGAAAATGCGTCCTGACGGACGGCTATCTAAACGGGTAACGCTCGACGGGGAGGAGCGCATGGCCAGGAAACTGACCTGTTGGCTGGGGATGGCGGCGTCCGGGGGGAACGCGCCTTTTGGGGGGAAACGGCTTGTGACCGTGGCCCTTGCCTGTCTTTTGGGGCTGTGTCTGGCCATGCCGGCCATGGCCGCTCCCGGGGACCGCTACACCAAGGACAAGGCCAAGGGGGCGACGACCCAGCCCGCGCCGACGCCGGCTCCGGTCGCCAAGGCGGCGTCTCAGCCCGCCGATCCCGCCTCCGATGATCCCGCGCCGAGTTTTTCCAAGGCCGCCGGGGCCTTGGCCCTGGGGTCCACGACCTTGCGTTCGCCCGCCGATTTTGACGAGTGCGTGCGCGTGGCCCTGGCCCAGTCGCCGCTTTTGACCAAAAGCGCCATCGAGATCGAATCCAAGCGCCTTGACGTGGGGGACGCCTACTCGCAGTACATCCCCACCATCGTCATGAGCACGACGTTTTACATGCGTCTGCCGGAGTACAAGAACACCGTCGCCAACACGGCGTATGCCTCGGTGTTCGAGAACGCCTCCTCGAACCCCACACAGAACCTGTCCAACGCCATCACCGCCTCCAACGCCGTCTATGCCGGCAACTCCTCCAACCGCAACCGCAAGAAATACGACCTGAGCTTTTCCACCGGAGCCTGGAACCCGCTGTTGACCGCCTTTGACGTCCAGGCCAAGAAGGAAATGGCCAACATCGCCGTGCTCTCCCACCTCAAGGTCATCGACGGCGGGCTTAAGCGCTTGGGCGTCACCTACCTCCAGCTCGGCATGGTCGAGACCATGATCGGCATGGCCAAGGAAAAGGAAGAGCTGGCCCAGAAGAACCTGGAATACGTCAAGACCCGGGCCGGCCTGGGCCAGGGCGCCCAGCTCGACGTGCGCATCGCCGAGACCAAGATCAACATGGCCCGCACCGAAGCCGAGAAGATGCGCACCACCAAGTCGGTGCTCCTTGACGAAATGAAGTTCATCATGGGCATTCCCTTTGTCCAGAAGATCGAACTGTCCCTCAAGGACGCTCCCCGCCAGGTGCTGGAAGACTTCAACCCGGCCGGCGTCACCGACGAGAAGCTCAAGAAGCACTCCTTCGCCCTGCGCATCCACGAGTACGAGAAGGCGCTTCAGAAAAAGAACATCGCCCTGTCTTACATCCATTTCCTGCCGACCTTCTCGTTTGGCTTCACTTCGGTGTCCACCCTCAACAACACGAGCTACAAGGACGACACATCGACCTTGCCGTTCATGTATCCCAACCTGACGCTCAATTTCCCCTTCGACTGGTGGACCAAGGGACGTGACGTCAGCCGCCAGTACAAGAAGATGACCCAGCTGAGCGTGGAAGGCCGCAATCAGGAGTTTACCCTCATGAGCACCTTCCAGCAGGCCCTGGCCAAGCTGCGCGCCGCCACCTCGGAAGTGAAGTTCGCCGAATCGTCCCTGGAGCTGCAAAAGCTCACCGTGCAGCAGGCCCAGTTCCGGTTCGATTCCGGCCAGGCCGAATACGACGCCATCGTCAAGGCCATGGGCGATTATCTCGACAGCAAGCAGAACATGCTGGTCAAACAGTACGACCGTGATTCCGCCATGCTGGAGGTCCGTTCCATCTCCGGCGACTTCCAGGATCGCTACATCAACGCGACCATGATCGACAGCCTCTAGGCGTTGAGGATAGGCATTCCCCTCAAGGATTGCATGACACACTGCCGGCGGACTCTGTGCAAAGGGTCCGCCTGAACCTTACTGCAAGGAATACATGCGCATGATACGTCGCGCCGTGCTGCTGGCGGCTGGGATATCGATCTTTTCCGCCACGGTCGCTTTTGCCCAGACTCCGGCCGCGCCGGCCGAAAGCCCGGAGCGCTCCTCCTTCCGCCCTGCCGACATCTCCTTTTCCGGCAAGCTCTACAGTCCGGTCAAACTCTCGGTCTTCTTGCCGTTTAACGCCAAGATCCTGTCCCTTTCCGGACAGATCGGGCAGCATGTCAAACGCGGCGACGTGCTGGCTTCCTACGAGATCCCCTTGGAAACGCGCATGGACGAGAAAACCAAGCTCTCGCCGGCCAACATCAAGGAACTCGAACACAAGTTGGCCGTGGCCGACAAAGAGATCGACCGCCTTTCGGCCAAGGGGCGCGAACTGGAGGCCATGAGCCAGCGCAACATGACCTCCCAACAGGCCATCTCCATGAACGCCAAGGAAGTTGAGGTGGTTCGCAAGGAGAAATCGGCCGTTTTGGAGCAGCTTTCCCTGGCCCGGGATCTCCTCACCGACCGAGTCGAGCTGGCCGAAGACCGCTTCGGCAAGGGCGTGGGCATCGGCAAGGTGCCCAAGGACGGCATCATCAAGGCTCCGGTCGATGGCTACGTCATGTGGATGAACCCCGAGCTGCGCGCCGGGGTCAAGCTGGCCAAGGAAGCGGAACTGTTTCAGGTGGGTCTGCTCAATCCCATGATCATCCGGGCCCAGGTCCACGAGATCGAAGCCCAGAAGCTCAAGGAAGGCGTGCCTGCCGTGGTCACCTTCGATTCCATTCCGGGCAAGAAGTTCACTGCCTCGGTGTCGCGCATCCCCTGGGCGCCCATGCCGGCCGCCTTGCAGCAGCCTTCCTACTACGAGATCGAACTGACCATCCCCAACCCGGATGCCGAGCTCAAGGAAGGCCTCAAGGCCCAGATCACCATCCAGCCCGGCAAGTAGACGCCCATGACTAGCCCCTCCCTTGTGGTCGAGCCGGTGGCCGGGCCGGCCGAGCTTGACGCGTTCATCCGCTATCCCTGGGAAATCTACCGCGACGATCCCTTGTGGGTGCCGCCGCTTATCCCCATGCAGCGTGATTTCCTGAACCGTGACAAAGGACCGTTTTTTGAATTCGGCCAGGCCGAATACTTCCTGGCCCGCCGCGACGGCAAGATCGTGGGCCGCATTTCGGCCCATCTAAACGGTCTCTACGAACAGCACCACGACAAGGACACCGGGTTTTTCGGCTTTTTTGAATGCGAAAACCGCCAGGAAACCGCCGACGCCCTGTTTGAGGCCGCTGCGGCCTGGGTGCGAGGCCACGGCAAGACCCGCATCCACGGGCCGCTGTCCTTTGGCATCTACGACGAGGTCGGGCTTTTGGTGGACGGCTTTGATTCGCCGCCGTCCATGATGCAGACCCACAATCCGCCGTACTACGAAGAATTGGTCAAGGGTTGGGGCTTTGAAAAGACCTACGATTGGTATGCCTACCGTATTTCCGAGAAGCCGGGCATGGACGTCGAGAAGCTCAAACGGCTGCGCGATTCCATCCTCACCAGACAAAAGTGCGAGATAAAGCCCATCGAACGCAAGGAATTCGCCAAACGCGGCCCCCAGATCAAAGAGCTTTTCAACGACATCTGGAGCAAGAACTGGGGCCATGTGCCGCTGACCGACAAGCAGTACGAGGACATCTTCGTCACGCTGCAGCCCCTGGTGCGGCCGGACCTGGAGACCATGATCCTCGACGGCGACGACATCGCCGCCTTTGCCGTGGTGTCGCCGGACATGAACCGGTCGGTCAAAAAATTTAACGGCAAGTTCGGCTGGTGGCAAAAGCTCCAGCTGCTTTGGGATTGCCGGGTCAAACCGCTGACCCACTGCCGGGCCATCATCATGGGCGTGTCCCGCGCTCACCAGTGGAAGCGCCTGCACCACGCCATCATCCTCAACATCATCATCAATTTTCTGGTCAACCACCCCAAGATGGAATACTGCGACTGCTCGCTCATTCCCGAATCCCTGGAACAATGGAACAAGACGCTTCAGGATTTCGGCGGCGAACGCTACAAGGTGTTCCGCCTCTATGACCGTGCCCTCTAGTATGGCCTTTCTTGAAAAATACCCTGGTGTTTTTTAAGAACCCTAGTGCGTTTCGTGTGTTGCTCGCAGCTTCATAATAACGATTTCCTGGGCGGAAGCTCGCACCGGCCGGTGCGTCCCTTGGACTGGATGGCCGTGTGCCTGCTGTCGGCCCTGGTGTTCGCCGTGGCCCACCGGCTGGGGCTGGCCTCGCCCTACGTCGTTAACGACGATGTGCGCCAGCAGCTTTTCTGGATGGCCCGGTGGCTTGATCCAGGATTGTACCCATCGGATTTTCTGTCCGATTACGCCGCCGCCTACGTCCCGGCCGGGGTCAAGGCCCTGTATTTCGCCGCTGCCAAGGGCTTTGGCTGCGATCCGATCCTCTTCTCCAAGCTGCTGACCGGCGGGCTTTTCGTTCTTTTGGCCGCAAGCCTTTTCGGCATCGGCGCGACCCTGGAAGGGCCGATGCTCGGCTGGTTTTGCGCCGCCATGGCCTGGGCGATGCCGTATTTTCTCAAAAACATCTCCGGCGGGCTGTCCCGGGCCTTTGCCGGGCCGCTTTTGGCCCTTTTTTTCTGGGCCTGGCTGCGCCGCTCGGGCCGGGGCATGGCCTGGGTTCTGCTGCTGCAGGCCGCGACCATCCCCTACATCGCCATGCTGTGCGCCGGTTGCGCCTGCCTGGACGCCGTCATGGCCCGGCTCACGGACCGCCCGGCCGCGCCGTTTCCGGCCCGGCCCGTCCATGGGCTGGTGCTGGCCGCCGCCGCCGCCGCCGTTTTGGGCATGAACCAGGCCCTGGCCGCCAAGGGTTACGGCCCGTTGGTCGGCCGGGCCGCCCTGGCCGGAGACCCGGTATTCGGCCCAAACGGCAGATTGGACCTGTTCCCGCTGCCCAACCCCTTTCTCGATCTGGTTTACTGGCCCTTTGAAAGCATCGGGCTGTTCCTGGAGTGGGGGCTTTTCCCGGGCATCGCCACCCTGGCCGTGCTGGCCCCCATGCTCTGGATCGGGGCGCGCCGGGCCCCCTGGCGCGACTACATACCCCTTTATCGCCCGGCGGCCATGCTCCTGGCTGGATCGCTGGGGCTGTATGCCCTGGCCCGGGCCATTGCCCTGGTGCTGTTCGTGCCCGACCGCTACATCTCCTACTCCATCAATCTGCTCTACGCCCTGGGGCTGGCGCTTTGCCTGCGCTGGTTTTTCGGCGGCCTGCTGGCGCGACGTTTTGGCGGCCCGGCGCTCTTGGCGTTGGCCGTCTGTTTCGGCTGTTGGCGGCTATCCGGCGTGGGCCTGTACGACTACCGGGCCGACGCGCCGCTTTGCAGCGCCGTGGCCGCCTTGCCCAAGGACGCGCTTGTGGCCGGCAACCCCAAGGACCTGGACAATGTCCTGACCTTTGGCCGGCGCAACGTCGTGGCCAGCTTCGAGCTGGCCCATCCCTGGAGCGTGGGGGCCTGGAAGATCATGACCCCGCGCCTGGGGCATCAGCTGGAAGCCTACTACGCCAAGGACTCCGACACCGTGCGCGAGTTCGCCCGGGTCTACGGCGTCACGCACATGGTCGTTCGCGAAGGGGACTACGCGCCCAAGGCCATGGAAAAAGGGCCGCTTTTTGCGCCCTTTGACGACCGCATCCGGGAACTGGCCGCCGCCTCCGGTAAATTCGCCCTTCTCGACGGGGCTGAATTTCCCTATACCAGCCCCGAGCCCGGCGTACGGCTGATCGATCTGCGTCGCCAGCCCGATGCGCCCCGGGGCCAAGCTTCGCCCGAATAAGCCTGTAACGACCAAACGGCGGACCCCATGCCGGACATGCTTTCCATCATCATCCCGCTCTACAATGAAGAGGACAACATCGAGCCGCTCTACGCCAAGCTCGACGCCGTCCTTGGTTCTCTGGGCCACCCCTACGAAGTCATCCTGGTCAACGACGGCTCCACCGACGACACGCGCGCCCGGATCGACGCCGTGGCCGTGCGGGACGAGGTCGTGCGCGTGGTGCATCTGCGCCGTAACTTCGGCCAGACTCCGGCCATGATGGCCGGCATCGACGCCGCCCGGGGCGACATCCTCATTCCCATGGACGGTGATCTGCAAAACGATCCGGCCGATATCCCGAAGCTTTTGGCCAAGCTCGACGAGGGCTTTGACGTCGTCTCGGGCTGGCGCAAGGACCGCAAGGACAATCCCATCAAGCGCAACCTGCCAAGCCGCATGGCCAACGCGCTCATTTCGTTTATTTCCGGCGTCCGTCTCCACGATTACGGCTGTTCGCTCAAGGCCTATCGCCGCGACATCATCAAGGGCGTGAAACTCTACGGCGA
It contains:
- a CDS encoding efflux RND transporter periplasmic adaptor subunit, coding for MIRRAVLLAAGISIFSATVAFAQTPAAPAESPERSSFRPADISFSGKLYSPVKLSVFLPFNAKILSLSGQIGQHVKRGDVLASYEIPLETRMDEKTKLSPANIKELEHKLAVADKEIDRLSAKGRELEAMSQRNMTSQQAISMNAKEVEVVRKEKSAVLEQLSLARDLLTDRVELAEDRFGKGVGIGKVPKDGIIKAPVDGYVMWMNPELRAGVKLAKEAELFQVGLLNPMIIRAQVHEIEAQKLKEGVPAVVTFDSIPGKKFTASVSRIPWAPMPAALQQPSYYEIELTIPNPDAELKEGLKAQITIQPGK
- a CDS encoding ArnT family glycosyltransferase, with amino-acid sequence MTHTSTSAGPVPAAPPAASGAAGFRLDWGLAAVLVLAAFLLFYNLGQRPFWQDEAETACLAKNVLVNGLPYSFDGLNVVSQEEEREFDKVGGYLWRWSPWMQIYLQAAGFAVGGLDAAAGRVPFALAALVAVYWLYRLTRRHFGDRDLALLAAILLTTCVPFLLIGRQARYYAPGTLFVLWTLDAFLSDWQRKTLPLLAMFAGMALLFHANYLLFLSFAPTALAAAFLVYPEKFHWKRLGWLMAATIALVMVPGILLYRIGSQSGLFDVLLVPENLMLYFADLCMFCLPLPVSVYLVWRWRRFATRGERPADPAERFALFSAVLIVFSLLFLGLVPQRFFRYIAHLLPLCAFLLAFCVRRLWGFSRLSAVLLFFLLAATNWLAVYPMERLKIVNRPWQNDFRMLTSNNFPLKLFVTELVCGYPDVNAAIVGFFTANAKPGQTIVAEYGDLPLQFALSGVRVLGGLQGPVPEGVKPDWVLRRRVVRVNRDRFLFGTREFTDSLDYERDYERVPVPFPDETFGNRTDDPNHHYFIAVEPPQKDLEIWRRREGAS
- a CDS encoding ABC transporter ATP-binding protein, which produces MSNRYDINDDNALVIDINHLTKNYVTAAGQITVLKDVNLHVRRGEMVAVMGPSGSGKSTLLFVLGLFQPPSTGDYQVAGVDVLSLSRDQQAIFRREMLGFVFQTCDLLENSTVYENLELPLIYAGVPRRERPDRIREALGMVNLDHRVHQPSNRLSGGERQRVSIARALVNEPEFILADEPTGQLDRENSLRVLEYFTKITEEARTAMVVVTHDAMTAEHCTRKCVLTDGYLNG
- a CDS encoding glycosyltransferase family 2 protein, producing the protein MPDMLSIIIPLYNEEDNIEPLYAKLDAVLGSLGHPYEVILVNDGSTDDTRARIDAVAVRDEVVRVVHLRRNFGQTPAMMAGIDAARGDILIPMDGDLQNDPADIPKLLAKLDEGFDVVSGWRKDRKDNPIKRNLPSRMANALISFISGVRLHDYGCSLKAYRRDIIKGVKLYGEMHRFIPIHAAWQGARVTEVSVTHHPRIHGASKYGIERTLKVILDLMTVKFLDKYAQKPMYLFGGFGLASIALSMLFFVFMLYCKIFLNKSFIETPLPLAVVMFMLIGIVAVFMGLIAEILMRTYHESQDKPTYIVDCTRNCKD
- a CDS encoding aminotransferase class I/II-fold pyridoxal phosphate-dependent enzyme, whose product is MRLRQRCEHFNALHSQISAQGINPYFRPIAQTWGTEVEVGGKRLIMIGSNDYLGLSHDPRVMDASAQAVYHWGTGPGGSRFLSGNMVLHHHLEERLADFVGKRHVVVHVTGFSANLGALGVLITPADTVLCDRENHASIFEGVKNTKARLATFAHNDAAHALKRVEDAKAARPDGDVFLVTEGVFSMSGELAPLDEIAAIKDAHPDVVFYLDDAHGLGVFGRGGRGSADHFRITDKVDFIMGTFSKSMASIGGFIASDDEDMLRYLRYQSRTQIFSAALPAANTVAVLTCLDILAKEPERVDRLHEVTVRMRHAYRDIGLRIGNSSSPIIPIIIGSDEKAFFFSRALFEAGIFALPAVYPAVPRGQALIRTAYMSTHQDRQLDVVLSVLEKLAKEFRIRECDLEEDPQSAAGEEEGDAPRGKLSYL
- a CDS encoding ABC transporter permease produces the protein MAIGKRKKITVAELDRIRRRGAGPMRYFDLVRVSVREVLRKRRRYIGVLASIALGMAGFIVIITMGNDLKKNFNNDLDLLGGATIINVMFEPQNLERQEWFRDRTLEAIARIPGVLDITTVALKTSAVTTWHDRLFGFNLVGCEANYWKVFSFNAKAGRLFDQRDIEEGARVCVVGADLARQIFGSEDAGIGQTLSIDDNLYTVVGILGGVRAGDRALFVFLPITTAKARVVGISQPYSAYVRCATWDDVSSVSKAVPGVVKANQIDRGLRVNVAWEPLKQVQRIFWWVELFIYSSIVATMILGGFGIWNIMMATVTSRTREIGLKKAMGALDSDILYQFLFEALCVTLSSSVFGVILGRVGIEYMSRMLGSRPPEGLFVFCLLMGLGFAAILGVGAGLYPSIRASRMQVVDAMRYE
- a CDS encoding TolC family protein, whose protein sequence is MTVALACLLGLCLAMPAMAAPGDRYTKDKAKGATTQPAPTPAPVAKAASQPADPASDDPAPSFSKAAGALALGSTTLRSPADFDECVRVALAQSPLLTKSAIEIESKRLDVGDAYSQYIPTIVMSTTFYMRLPEYKNTVANTAYASVFENASSNPTQNLSNAITASNAVYAGNSSNRNRKKYDLSFSTGAWNPLLTAFDVQAKKEMANIAVLSHLKVIDGGLKRLGVTYLQLGMVETMIGMAKEKEELAQKNLEYVKTRAGLGQGAQLDVRIAETKINMARTEAEKMRTTKSVLLDEMKFIMGIPFVQKIELSLKDAPRQVLEDFNPAGVTDEKLKKHSFALRIHEYEKALQKKNIALSYIHFLPTFSFGFTSVSTLNNTSYKDDTSTLPFMYPNLTLNFPFDWWTKGRDVSRQYKKMTQLSVEGRNQEFTLMSTFQQALAKLRAATSEVKFAESSLELQKLTVQQAQFRFDSGQAEYDAIVKAMGDYLDSKQNMLVKQYDRDSAMLEVRSISGDFQDRYINATMIDSL